A genome region from Geminicoccus roseus DSM 18922 includes the following:
- a CDS encoding type II secretion system F family protein produces the protein MASFRYRALTAAGQMTSGDVEGANRAAAVRALEAMGLVPVELAEGRAGVARPAERRTAARPAGGKGLFGISGSVVTQFTRELATLVSAGQTLAWSLETLAEDETLGRMGGVIQQLLGEVKGGKSFTDALAQHPRLFPRSYVGMVRAGEATGALDSALMELSALREREERMRSKLIGAMTYPILLAIVAVGSLLVLLTVVVPQFEPLFADAGATLPGSTQATLAVASFVEDYGIITLAGIGLVVLLLVGATRRESGARSLHRMMLRVPLIGGMARARATGQTTRVLGSLLSGGVELPQALQLTRDVVGNRAVAASLDRALSGVRQGRPLWLCLSDAGLLAPQAIRLCRIGEETGRLGATLQQAANWFETRLEERIQRVLSILEPVIVVGLGVAVAGVVLSILAAVVAVNDLAGVR, from the coding sequence ATGGCTTCGTTCCGCTACCGCGCATTGACCGCCGCCGGCCAGATGACCAGCGGCGATGTCGAGGGTGCCAATCGGGCCGCCGCAGTGCGGGCCCTGGAAGCGATGGGACTGGTGCCTGTCGAACTGGCCGAGGGGCGTGCGGGAGTGGCCCGTCCCGCCGAACGGCGGACCGCGGCGCGACCGGCGGGTGGCAAGGGGCTGTTCGGGATCAGCGGGTCGGTCGTGACCCAGTTCACCCGAGAGCTCGCGACCCTGGTTTCTGCAGGCCAGACGCTTGCCTGGTCGCTTGAGACCCTTGCCGAGGACGAGACGCTTGGGCGGATGGGAGGCGTGATCCAGCAACTGCTGGGCGAGGTGAAGGGCGGCAAGAGCTTCACCGATGCGCTGGCCCAGCATCCCAGGCTGTTCCCCCGCTCCTATGTCGGCATGGTGCGGGCCGGCGAAGCAACCGGTGCCCTCGATTCTGCCCTGATGGAACTCTCGGCGCTGCGCGAACGGGAGGAACGGATGCGCTCCAAGCTGATCGGGGCGATGACCTACCCGATCCTTCTGGCGATCGTGGCGGTCGGCTCGCTGCTGGTTCTGCTGACCGTCGTGGTGCCCCAGTTCGAGCCGCTGTTCGCCGATGCGGGCGCCACCCTTCCAGGCTCGACCCAGGCGACCCTGGCGGTCGCCAGCTTCGTGGAAGACTACGGGATCATCACTCTGGCCGGGATCGGGCTTGTGGTGCTCCTGCTGGTTGGAGCTACAAGGAGGGAGAGCGGCGCACGCAGCCTGCACCGGATGATGCTGCGCGTTCCCCTGATCGGCGGCATGGCCCGGGCGCGGGCCACGGGTCAGACCACCCGGGTTCTGGGTTCGCTCCTATCAGGCGGCGTCGAGTTGCCGCAGGCCCTGCAGCTCACCCGTGACGTGGTCGGCAATCGGGCGGTCGCCGCCAGCCTCGACCGGGCGCTTTCCGGCGTGCGCCAGGGCCGGCCCTTATGGCTGTGCCTGAGCGATGCCGGACTGCTGGCCCCCCAGGCAATCCGGCTTTGCCGGATTGGCGAGGAGACCGGCAGGCTCGGCGCCACCCTGCAGCAGGCGGCCAACTGGTTCGAAACCCGGCTAGAGGAACGAATTCAGCGGGTCCTGTCGATCCTGGAGCCGGTGATCGTGGTCGGGCTCGGCGTGGCCGTGGCCGGCGTGGTGCTCTCGATCCTGGCGGCAGTGGTTGCGGTGAACGACCTGGCCGGCGTGCGCTGA
- a CDS encoding GspE/PulE family protein: MDLILTRLVEAGRLASADVAQLREQAAESSEPLPALLAKSGLMTPAGFARAMADLYNVEIASGDALPKELLFPGQLAARFLEANRALPIRQDERTVWLGMADPTDSATMRAVAIATRRRVIPVVVPHDELERAIVKAVRADAPSLDEIGRAAAGGDPLDQMPDDKESLEHQAEAAPVIRFVNQMLSDAARTSASDIHVEPARDRLRVRFRVHGRLREIGAPPARLAAAVISRIKIMARLDIAERRLPQDGRARVVVDQRRFDLRVATAPSVHGESVVIRLLETDKDAPSFVELGMPTAIEAAIRRQLAAPHGMFLVTGPTGSGKTTTLYTSLRQLDAVSDKIISIEDPVEYQVEGVTQIQVRPEIDLGFARILRSVVRHDPDVIMVGETRDGETADIAVNAALTGHLLLSTLHTNSAAGAIGRLLDMGVEPFLLASVLRGVLGQRLVAELCPNCRRPHPPTEEEAAVLRRFGGEDLPVTLFAADGCEQCNGTGIVGRVGIFEMLEVDEEIRRLIRERAPSQALQAHAMTRGMTTMFQDGVAKARAGITTLDEVLRATEEF; encoded by the coding sequence ATGGACCTGATTCTGACGCGCTTGGTAGAGGCCGGCCGGCTCGCGTCTGCTGACGTGGCACAACTGCGCGAGCAGGCGGCGGAAAGCTCCGAGCCTCTGCCCGCCCTCCTCGCCAAGAGCGGCCTGATGACGCCAGCTGGCTTCGCCCGCGCCATGGCTGACCTTTACAACGTGGAGATCGCCAGCGGCGACGCCCTCCCCAAGGAGTTGCTCTTCCCAGGCCAGCTCGCCGCCCGCTTCCTTGAGGCAAACCGCGCGCTGCCGATCCGCCAGGACGAGCGCACGGTCTGGCTCGGCATGGCCGATCCCACCGACAGCGCCACCATGCGTGCCGTGGCGATCGCCACGCGGCGGCGGGTCATCCCGGTGGTGGTGCCACACGACGAGCTTGAGCGCGCGATCGTGAAGGCGGTTCGTGCCGACGCCCCCTCCCTCGACGAGATCGGGCGAGCGGCGGCCGGGGGCGATCCCCTCGACCAGATGCCGGACGACAAGGAAAGCCTGGAACATCAGGCCGAGGCGGCGCCGGTCATCCGCTTCGTCAATCAGATGCTGTCCGACGCTGCCCGGACCAGCGCCTCCGACATCCATGTGGAGCCTGCCCGTGACCGGCTGCGCGTGCGCTTTCGGGTTCATGGCCGCCTGCGCGAGATCGGTGCCCCGCCGGCGCGTCTGGCCGCGGCGGTGATCTCTCGAATCAAGATCATGGCGCGTCTGGACATCGCCGAGCGCCGGCTGCCGCAGGACGGGCGGGCACGGGTGGTGGTCGACCAGCGGCGCTTCGACCTGCGCGTCGCGACCGCCCCCTCGGTGCACGGCGAGAGCGTGGTGATCCGCCTGCTGGAGACCGACAAGGACGCGCCGAGCTTCGTCGAGCTGGGGATGCCGACGGCGATCGAGGCGGCTATCCGCCGCCAGCTCGCAGCACCTCATGGGATGTTCCTGGTGACCGGCCCGACCGGCAGCGGCAAGACCACGACCCTCTACACCTCGCTGCGCCAGCTCGACGCGGTCAGCGACAAGATCATCTCCATCGAGGACCCGGTCGAATACCAGGTGGAAGGCGTCACTCAGATCCAGGTCCGGCCGGAGATCGACCTAGGCTTCGCCCGGATCCTGCGCAGCGTCGTGCGCCACGATCCGGATGTGATCATGGTAGGCGAGACCCGCGACGGCGAGACGGCGGATATCGCCGTCAACGCCGCCCTGACCGGCCACCTGCTCCTGTCCACCCTGCACACCAACAGTGCGGCGGGCGCAATCGGCCGGCTTCTCGACATGGGAGTGGAGCCGTTCCTCCTGGCTTCGGTGCTGCGCGGCGTGCTCGGCCAACGGCTGGTGGCGGAGCTCTGCCCCAACTGCCGGCGGCCTCATCCTCCCACCGAGGAGGAAGCCGCCGTGCTCCGTCGCTTCGGCGGCGAGGACCTGCCGGTCACCCTGTTCGCCGCCGACGGCTGCGAGCAATGCAACGGGACCGGGATTGTCGGCCGGGTCGGGATCTTCGAGATGCTCGAGGTGGACGAGGAGATCCGCCGCCTGATCCGCGAGCGGGCCCCAAGCCAGGCGCTGCAGGCGCATGCGATGACCCGAGGGATGACCACCATGTTCCAGGATGGCGTCGCCAAGGCCAGGGCTGGCATCACCACCCTGGACGAAGTGCTGCGCGCCACCGAGGAGTTCTGA
- a CDS encoding TrkH family potassium uptake protein: MIDVRPVFYALGALLCVLSVFMLVPMLADLAFGHADASSFLISACVTAFFGVALILAFHVDDLKVDRRQGFLLTALAWLVLSGFAALPFRFSAMEMDYAAAYFESMSGLTTTGSSAIADLSIAPPGILLWRGLLNALGGAGIIVLALVMLPFLSVGGMQLFRTESSDRSEKLFPRIDQIAGATIGVYSGLILLCAFIYAALGMEPFDAVVHAMATIATGGFGNHADSFGSYPAPILWAATFFMACGGMPLALFALTLNRGPRALLSDTQVRAFVMFLVVATIMVAGWLILVGKAPIFWSLTHAAFNVVSIVTTTGFASDDYMQWGTFVVMMFLFLTAVGGCTGSTTGGPKIFRYQVLAMLLRRHRNETVMPHAVNVRRYGGRPVGDDVVRAVLVLFALYGVTVISLALGLAATGLDVETSFSGALTAVSNVGPGIGDQIGPVGSFAGLSDTALWMLAFGMMVGRLEFTTVFILFSRRFWRT, encoded by the coding sequence ATGATCGACGTCCGGCCGGTCTTCTATGCGCTGGGGGCGCTCCTGTGCGTCCTGTCAGTCTTCATGCTGGTGCCCATGCTGGCGGATCTGGCGTTTGGTCATGCCGATGCATCCTCGTTCCTGATCTCCGCCTGCGTTACCGCCTTCTTCGGCGTCGCCCTGATCCTGGCCTTCCATGTCGACGACCTGAAGGTCGACCGCCGGCAGGGCTTCCTGCTGACGGCCCTGGCATGGCTCGTCCTGTCCGGTTTCGCCGCGCTGCCGTTCCGGTTCAGCGCCATGGAGATGGATTACGCCGCCGCCTACTTCGAATCGATGTCGGGTCTCACCACCACCGGCAGTTCCGCGATCGCGGATCTGTCGATCGCGCCGCCTGGGATCCTGCTCTGGCGCGGCCTGCTCAATGCCCTCGGAGGTGCCGGCATCATCGTCCTGGCGCTGGTGATGCTGCCCTTCCTGTCGGTGGGCGGCATGCAGCTCTTCCGCACCGAGTCTTCCGACCGCAGCGAGAAGCTGTTCCCCCGGATCGATCAGATCGCCGGGGCGACGATCGGGGTCTATTCCGGCCTGATCCTGCTGTGCGCGTTCATCTACGCCGCGTTGGGAATGGAGCCTTTTGACGCCGTGGTGCATGCCATGGCCACGATCGCGACCGGCGGTTTCGGCAACCATGCCGACAGTTTCGGTTCTTATCCGGCCCCGATCCTCTGGGCCGCCACGTTCTTCATGGCGTGCGGCGGCATGCCGCTGGCTCTGTTCGCCCTGACCCTCAACCGAGGGCCCCGAGCCCTCCTGTCCGACACCCAGGTCCGCGCATTCGTGATGTTCCTGGTCGTCGCCACGATCATGGTAGCGGGCTGGCTGATCCTCGTCGGCAAGGCCCCTATCTTCTGGTCCCTGACCCACGCCGCGTTCAACGTCGTCTCGATCGTGACCACCACCGGCTTCGCTTCCGACGACTACATGCAGTGGGGCACGTTCGTCGTCATGATGTTCCTGTTCCTGACCGCGGTCGGCGGCTGTACCGGATCGACCACTGGCGGCCCGAAGATCTTCCGCTACCAGGTGCTGGCAATGCTGCTGCGCCGGCATCGCAACGAGACGGTGATGCCGCACGCGGTGAACGTGCGTCGCTATGGAGGCCGGCCGGTCGGGGACGATGTTGTGCGGGCCGTCCTTGTGCTGTTCGCCCTCTATGGGGTGACGGTCATTTCCCTGGCTTTGGGGCTCGCTGCCACCGGCCTGGACGTCGAGACTTCCTTCTCCGGTGCGCTCACCGCCGTGAGCAATGTGGGCCCAGGGATCGGCGACCAGATCGGGCCGGTCGGCAGCTTCGCCGGCCTCTCGGATACCGCCCTCTGGATGCTGGCATTCGGCATGATGGTAGGACGGCTGGAGTTCACCACCGTCTTCATCCTGTTCAGCAGGCGGTTCTGGCGGACCTGA
- a CDS encoding homoserine dehydrogenase: MSPLRIGIAGLGTVGAATVSVIEENGSVLARRTGRKIEIVAVSARDRGKDRGFPADRYRWYEDARDLAADPDIDLVCELIGGSDGIALELVRTALSSGKHVVTANKALLAHHGASLARLAETKGVVLAFEPAVAGGIPIVKALREGLAANQIHKITGILNGTSNYILTTMRETGRDFASVLEEAQAKGYAEADPSFDVDGIDAAHKLALLASLAYGCPPRFDAMRPEGIRAIAPVDIAFAEQLGFRIKLLGTTRLAEGGLVLRMYPAMVPQDAPIAAVEGVFNGIAVEGDRVGTAMFEGRGAGAGPTASAVVADIVDIARGLRLPTFGVAASELTDRPMAPTEDLVGSYYLRLEVVDRPGVLADVAAVLRDHRVSIESLIQRGRDPEQPVTLVLTTHEATEGAMSQALATIAGLSVVLEAPTMIRIERA; this comes from the coding sequence ATGAGCCCGCTCAGGATTGGTATCGCGGGACTGGGCACGGTCGGCGCTGCGACCGTTTCGGTGATCGAGGAGAATGGCTCGGTCCTGGCCCGGCGCACCGGGCGGAAGATCGAGATCGTGGCGGTCTCGGCACGGGACCGCGGCAAGGATCGTGGTTTCCCCGCTGACCGCTATCGCTGGTACGAGGATGCCCGTGATCTTGCGGCCGATCCCGACATCGATCTTGTCTGCGAACTGATCGGCGGTTCGGACGGCATTGCGCTGGAGTTGGTCCGGACAGCGCTGTCCAGCGGCAAGCATGTGGTCACGGCCAACAAGGCGCTGCTTGCCCATCACGGTGCGTCGCTGGCCCGGCTGGCGGAAACGAAGGGGGTGGTTCTGGCGTTCGAGCCGGCCGTTGCCGGCGGCATCCCGATCGTCAAGGCGCTGCGCGAGGGGCTGGCAGCCAATCAAATCCACAAGATCACTGGCATTCTGAACGGCACCTCCAACTACATCCTGACCACGATGCGCGAGACCGGCCGCGATTTCGCGAGCGTGCTCGAGGAGGCGCAGGCCAAGGGCTACGCGGAAGCGGACCCGTCCTTCGACGTGGACGGGATCGATGCTGCTCACAAGCTCGCCCTGCTGGCGAGCCTGGCCTATGGCTGTCCGCCGCGCTTCGACGCGATGCGGCCCGAGGGGATCCGGGCAATCGCACCGGTCGATATCGCGTTCGCGGAGCAGTTGGGCTTCCGGATCAAGCTGCTCGGTACGACCCGGCTGGCGGAAGGCGGGCTGGTGCTGCGCATGTACCCGGCCATGGTGCCGCAGGATGCCCCCATCGCCGCGGTCGAAGGGGTCTTCAACGGCATTGCCGTCGAGGGTGACAGGGTCGGCACGGCGATGTTCGAGGGGCGGGGCGCTGGCGCCGGTCCTACCGCCTCCGCCGTGGTGGCCGACATTGTCGACATCGCCCGGGGCCTGCGCCTGCCGACGTTCGGCGTGGCAGCCAGCGAACTGACCGACCGGCCAATGGCCCCGACCGAGGATCTGGTCGGCAGCTATTATCTGCGCCTGGAGGTCGTGGACCGTCCGGGCGTGCTCGCCGATGTGGCGGCCGTGCTCCGCGACCATCGGGTCTCCATCGAGAGTCTGATCCAGCGTGGACGGGATCCCGAACAGCCCGTTACCCTGGTCCTTACCACCCACGAAGCGACCGAAGGTGCGATGAGCCAGGCGCTTGCCACCATCGCGGGTCTTTCGGTGGTGCTGGAAGCGCCCACGATGATCCGTATCGAGCGTGCTTGA
- the recJ gene encoding single-stranded-DNA-specific exonuclease RecJ, whose protein sequence is MLEQLSPVSGRQWRERPADPDLVGALVQRKGLADVVARVLAGRGIGLDQIDGFLEPRLRDFLVDPSHLVDMDKAAARLAEAVVEGEPVGIIGDYDVDGATSAALLSRWLRASGIEATVEIPDRLLDGYGPNSGAFDRLAEHGCRLVLSLDSGTTAFEPLAYAALQGQEVIVVDHHVAEADLPKAYAVVNPNRQDQESPYGHLAAVGVTFLLLVAANRELRRRGRSEPDLMSLLDLVALGTVCDVVPLMGLNRAFVRQGLRVMSKRANTGIAKLALEAKAPESLEAWHLGFLLGPRINAGGRIDQADLGVRLLTEMDAGEAGALAARLDQLNARRRQIEREILDLADRSVRDQVDADASVLLAYGQGWHPGVIGIVASRLVERYDRPVFVIGFDEAGIGKGSARSVPGVDLGRAVIAARQEGILEKGGGHPMAAGITIAANRLDDFAEHLRKRLPAITGGQRARRALDLDASVTVAACRRDLATAFEQLQPFGAGNDEPRLHLVDVRVANARPVGTGHLALRLEGKDGSRVDGIAFRALERPLGDLLRTADRPIQLAGTLKLDRYQGNERICFHIDDAAG, encoded by the coding sequence TTGCTGGAGCAGCTCAGTCCGGTGTCTGGACGGCAGTGGCGGGAACGCCCTGCCGATCCGGACCTCGTCGGCGCCCTGGTCCAGCGCAAGGGGCTGGCCGACGTCGTCGCACGGGTTCTAGCCGGGCGGGGCATAGGCCTGGACCAGATCGACGGATTCCTGGAGCCGCGCCTGCGCGATTTCCTGGTGGACCCCTCACATCTGGTCGACATGGACAAGGCCGCCGCCAGGCTGGCTGAAGCGGTCGTCGAGGGTGAACCCGTCGGGATCATCGGCGACTATGACGTCGACGGTGCCACGTCCGCTGCGCTGTTGAGCCGCTGGCTGCGCGCCAGCGGCATCGAGGCGACGGTCGAGATCCCGGACCGGCTTCTGGACGGCTACGGGCCGAACTCGGGTGCCTTCGACCGGTTGGCGGAGCACGGGTGCCGGCTGGTGCTCTCCCTGGACAGCGGCACCACCGCCTTCGAGCCCCTGGCCTACGCTGCGCTGCAGGGCCAGGAGGTGATCGTCGTCGACCATCACGTGGCCGAGGCTGACCTTCCGAAGGCCTACGCCGTGGTGAATCCCAATCGGCAGGACCAGGAGAGCCCGTACGGGCATCTGGCGGCGGTCGGGGTCACCTTCCTGCTCCTGGTGGCCGCGAACCGGGAATTGCGTCGCCGTGGCCGCTCCGAGCCGGACCTCATGAGCCTGCTCGACCTGGTCGCGCTTGGCACCGTCTGCGATGTCGTCCCTCTCATGGGGCTGAACCGCGCCTTTGTTCGCCAGGGGCTGCGGGTGATGTCGAAGCGGGCAAATACCGGGATCGCCAAGCTGGCGCTGGAAGCAAAGGCGCCGGAATCCTTGGAGGCTTGGCATCTGGGATTTCTGCTCGGACCTCGCATCAATGCAGGGGGGCGGATCGACCAGGCCGACCTGGGCGTCCGGTTGCTCACTGAAATGGACGCGGGAGAGGCTGGCGCCCTTGCCGCGCGGCTCGACCAGCTGAACGCACGGCGGCGCCAGATCGAGCGCGAGATCCTGGATCTGGCCGATCGTTCGGTGCGTGACCAGGTCGATGCGGACGCTTCGGTGCTTTTGGCCTATGGCCAGGGCTGGCATCCCGGCGTGATCGGCATTGTGGCGAGCCGGCTTGTCGAGCGATATGATCGGCCGGTCTTCGTCATCGGGTTCGACGAAGCTGGAATCGGCAAGGGGTCCGCGCGCTCGGTGCCGGGCGTCGATCTGGGACGGGCAGTGATCGCCGCGCGCCAGGAGGGCATCCTCGAGAAGGGCGGCGGCCATCCGATGGCGGCGGGTATCACCATCGCCGCCAACCGTCTGGACGACTTCGCCGAGCATCTGCGGAAACGGCTTCCCGCCATCACTGGTGGACAGCGAGCGCGACGTGCTCTGGATCTCGACGCCTCGGTCACCGTAGCGGCATGCCGGCGCGACCTCGCGACCGCCTTCGAGCAGTTGCAGCCCTTTGGTGCGGGGAACGACGAGCCGCGTCTTCATCTGGTCGACGTGCGGGTGGCCAATGCACGTCCGGTCGGCACCGGCCACCTTGCGCTTCGTCTGGAAGGCAAGGACGGCTCCAGGGTCGATGGCATTGCGTTCCGGGCGCTGGAGCGCCCGCTGGGCGACCTGCTACGCACCGCGGACCGGCCAATCCAACTCGCCGGGACACTGAAGCTCGACCGTTACCAGGGCAACGAGCGCATCTGCTTCCATATCGACGACGCAGCAGGCTGA
- the gspD gene encoding type II secretion system secretin GspD, giving the protein MPNWAKNTARKQLAGNLLRVSLAALLAGCAQGGSGVQPSITDDVSRLDFEPPAEPRELVEQGLATEPGRPAAPEARIYTSDATRRQEQRPGAVVTPDGAGVQLNFENADLREVVRTILGDVLQVNYTVDPAIQGSVTLSTSAAMSRDDLLATLETVLRQNNAALVQEAGGYAVVQMQNAVGRAGVAQLGDSPQQIDPGYGVTVVPLRHVPAITAQEFARPLIANPDDLRIDMSRNLLLVSGTAQERQTVVDTIAEVDVDWLAGRSVGIFPLQNTTPEAVIPELEAIFGVRGGAAAQDFTAYEGMRFVPIQRLNAVLAVSSDLEGVQRAREWVERLDAGSSVGTELNIYQLRYTPAAAMAATLTAVIADGGGALGATTPATTAPPSALDSTGLADATEPPPDLGLADAAQLDFGGGGGINIGSPDSLRQIKIVPNETNNTLVIRASPELYRMIEATARRLDTPPGQVVIDATIAEVQLNDRLRYGVQYFFESGDFRFGFSTGDLLRPRNVTPGFSFLFNSGNDKIIALDALSSVTDVRIMSSPTLVVQDNKEASLNVGNEVPITIRSATGDQEDDRTVNTIQYRETGVILTVKPRISGNSSVALEIAQEVSNVVELDSGASEEDRLTPTINQRKVQSVVSVRSGQTVVLGGLIQEQEQRSRQGIPLLSDIPGIGDLFANNNRSGNRTELVVFITPRIVRNAEDAGAISREIRDRMRGMNGNIDDRTLVPGPVQRGTIRGLRPEASLVPVENRPAAG; this is encoded by the coding sequence ATGCCTAACTGGGCCAAGAATACCGCACGCAAACAGCTTGCGGGAAACCTGCTTCGTGTGAGTCTGGCAGCTCTGCTTGCCGGTTGCGCCCAAGGTGGTAGTGGCGTGCAGCCATCCATTACCGATGATGTGAGTCGTCTTGATTTCGAACCCCCTGCCGAGCCCCGGGAACTGGTGGAGCAGGGGCTCGCGACTGAGCCCGGCCGTCCAGCGGCGCCGGAAGCTCGGATCTACACTTCGGATGCCACCCGACGGCAGGAGCAGCGCCCCGGGGCGGTGGTCACTCCTGACGGCGCCGGTGTCCAGCTCAACTTCGAGAACGCCGATTTGCGCGAGGTGGTGCGAACGATCCTGGGCGACGTGCTGCAGGTGAATTACACCGTCGACCCTGCGATCCAGGGCTCGGTGACCCTCTCCACCTCCGCGGCGATGAGCCGGGACGACCTGCTGGCAACCCTGGAGACGGTGCTCCGCCAGAACAATGCCGCGCTGGTGCAGGAAGCCGGCGGCTATGCCGTCGTGCAGATGCAGAATGCCGTAGGCCGTGCCGGCGTGGCGCAGCTCGGCGATTCGCCGCAGCAGATCGACCCAGGCTACGGCGTGACGGTGGTGCCGTTGCGGCATGTGCCGGCCATCACCGCCCAGGAATTCGCCCGGCCGCTGATCGCCAATCCGGATGACCTGCGGATCGACATGTCGCGCAACCTGCTGCTGGTGAGCGGCACTGCCCAGGAAAGGCAGACGGTCGTCGACACGATCGCGGAAGTGGACGTGGATTGGCTGGCGGGGCGTTCCGTCGGCATCTTCCCGCTGCAGAACACGACGCCGGAAGCTGTCATTCCCGAACTGGAGGCGATCTTCGGGGTCCGCGGCGGCGCTGCGGCTCAGGACTTCACTGCCTATGAGGGTATGCGTTTCGTGCCGATCCAGCGGCTGAACGCGGTGCTGGCCGTCTCGAGCGATCTGGAAGGCGTCCAGCGCGCCCGCGAGTGGGTCGAGCGGCTGGACGCGGGCAGCTCCGTCGGAACGGAACTCAACATCTACCAGCTTCGCTACACCCCGGCCGCGGCGATGGCGGCGACCCTGACGGCGGTGATCGCCGATGGGGGCGGAGCTCTTGGAGCGACAACGCCCGCCACCACCGCACCGCCCTCGGCATTGGACAGCACCGGCCTTGCCGATGCGACGGAGCCGCCGCCGGATCTTGGCTTGGCCGACGCAGCCCAGCTCGACTTCGGCGGTGGCGGTGGCATCAACATCGGCAGCCCGGACTCGCTGCGGCAGATCAAGATCGTCCCGAACGAGACGAACAACACGCTGGTGATCCGCGCCTCTCCGGAACTCTACCGGATGATCGAGGCGACGGCCCGGCGGCTCGATACCCCGCCCGGACAGGTGGTGATCGACGCGACCATCGCCGAGGTGCAGCTCAACGACCGGCTGCGCTATGGCGTGCAGTATTTCTTCGAAAGCGGCGACTTCCGGTTCGGCTTCTCGACCGGCGACCTGCTCCGGCCGAGGAACGTGACGCCTGGCTTCAGCTTCCTGTTCAACAGCGGCAACGACAAGATCATCGCGCTGGATGCGCTATCGTCGGTCACCGATGTGCGGATCATGAGCTCGCCGACGCTGGTGGTCCAGGACAACAAGGAAGCGTCGCTGAACGTCGGTAACGAGGTGCCGATCACGATCCGGTCGGCGACGGGCGATCAGGAGGATGACCGGACGGTCAATACGATCCAGTATCGCGAGACCGGCGTGATCCTGACGGTCAAGCCTCGAATCAGCGGCAACAGCAGCGTGGCGCTCGAGATCGCGCAGGAAGTCTCGAACGTGGTGGAGCTGGACAGTGGTGCCAGCGAAGAGGACCGCCTCACTCCCACCATCAACCAGCGCAAGGTGCAGAGCGTGGTATCGGTCCGCTCCGGGCAGACCGTTGTCCTGGGTGGCCTGATCCAGGAACAGGAACAGCGCTCGCGCCAGGGCATCCCGCTGCTGTCCGACATCCCCGGGATTGGTGACCTGTTCGCCAACAACAACCGCTCGGGCAACCGGACGGAACTGGTCGTGTTCATCACGCCGAGGATCGTCCGCAATGCCGAAGATGCCGGCGCCATCAGCCGGGAGATCCGCGACCGGATGCGCGGGATGAACGGCAACATCGACGATCGGACGCTGGTTCCAGGGCCGGTTCAGCGGGGCACCATCCGCGGCCTGCGGCCGGAAGCCTCGTTGGTGCCGGTCGAAAACCGGCCGGCAGCGGGCTGA
- the glpX gene encoding class II fructose-bisphosphatase, with translation MSDYQSEDRNLAMDAVRVTEAAALAASRLMGLGDEKAADQAAVDAMRSALNVLDIDGTVVIGEGERDEAPMLYIGESVGTGRGPEVDIALDPLEGTTICAKGGSNALACLAMASKGGFLNAPDVYMEKIAVGGGLPEGVIKLGDAPKDNLARLAEAKGVQVNDLVVMILDRPRHAELIADVRKAGARIRLIGDGDVAGVIATSRTDTGVDIYMGSGGAPEGVLASAALRCIGGQFQGKLLFRNDDEKGRARKFGVEDFDRIYHLEDLAKGDVTFCATGVTDGTMLQGIRRIGTRISTHSIVMRSKTGTVRTVLAEHNMGQKRGVVPHFGR, from the coding sequence ATGAGCGACTATCAGAGTGAAGACCGCAATCTTGCCATGGACGCGGTCCGGGTGACCGAGGCGGCAGCATTGGCGGCCTCCCGCCTGATGGGGCTGGGCGACGAGAAGGCGGCCGATCAGGCTGCGGTGGATGCGATGCGCTCGGCGCTGAACGTGCTGGACATCGACGGTACCGTCGTGATCGGCGAGGGCGAGCGCGACGAGGCGCCGATGCTCTATATCGGCGAGAGCGTCGGTACCGGCCGCGGGCCAGAGGTCGATATCGCCCTGGATCCTCTCGAAGGGACCACGATCTGCGCGAAGGGCGGATCCAATGCCCTGGCCTGCCTGGCGATGGCAAGCAAGGGCGGCTTCCTGAACGCGCCCGACGTCTACATGGAGAAGATCGCGGTCGGCGGCGGCCTGCCGGAAGGCGTCATCAAGCTCGGGGACGCTCCCAAGGACAACCTCGCGAGGCTGGCGGAGGCCAAGGGTGTTCAGGTCAACGACCTGGTGGTGATGATCCTGGACCGGCCGCGTCATGCCGAACTGATCGCGGACGTGCGCAAGGCGGGCGCCCGGATCCGGCTGATCGGCGATGGCGACGTGGCGGGCGTGATCGCGACCTCGCGGACCGACACCGGCGTCGACATCTACATGGGCAGCGGTGGCGCGCCCGAGGGCGTGCTGGCTTCGGCGGCGCTGCGCTGCATCGGCGGTCAGTTCCAGGGCAAGCTCCTGTTCCGCAACGACGACGAGAAGGGGCGCGCCCGCAAGTTCGGGGTCGAGGACTTCGACCGCATCTACCATCTGGAAGACCTGGCCAAGGGCGACGTGACCTTCTGCGCCACCGGCGTCACCGATGGGACCATGCTTCAGGGCATCCGCCGGATCGGCACCCGGATCTCGACGCACTCGATCGTGATGCGCTCCAAGACCGGCACCGTGCGTACCGTGCTGGCGGAGCACAACATGGGCCAGAAGCGCGGGGTCGTCCCGCATTTCGGACGCTGA